Within Quercus lobata isolate SW786 chromosome 5, ValleyOak3.0 Primary Assembly, whole genome shotgun sequence, the genomic segment AAGAAATCTAGGCTCTTAGGCCTAACAAGTGAAGAAACAGACTTTGGGCCTGTGGCGGGCTTTCATACCCATCTCATATAGTAATGTGTTTTTCGGTCTTTGAGACCGTTTTGTGTGGTGCTGAGTCTCACACCCAACCCATTTATACATTAGAAGacttttgggcttaaaaaaaaaaaaaaaaaaaatcctcttggCTTCACTTTTCAGTTTGAAGACACTTGACCCATGCTTGTTTCATGTATTTTCCTTGTGTTAGGCTATTTTGCTGACGTGGTTTGATTTTTCCAATGAAGTTATCCTGTCTGTCACATGAAAAGAGAAATTtcgcaaccaaaaaaaaaatctcatcataGGATCAAGAACTTTTACTTGTTcttcttaattaaataaataaataaataaaaacttttactTGTACATGACTTTCACATCTACTCACAACTTCTATTTAATCAATTGTATGTGATagttgatttatatatatatatatatatatatatatatatttggataaAAACAAATACTTGAATTGTTTCTTTATAATAGATGACACATTGATTTATAAAGGTTAAATATAGTTAGTGACTTAGTGGCATACATAAGTTAGGTTGGGGGAGTGTTTCAATTCAACTCACCATggttagatttaaaaaaaacacaatgcaACTCAACACATAATAGGGATCCAACCTAACCCACATGAATTGAGTTCAACCCATGGGAAGGacatttataaaaagaaaaagagatgagcataaaaacaacaaatttataaGATTACCAATACAAATAACAGCAGATTTACTAATCAAACCTAAGTATGTGGATGGTTCATAAAAATCAACACAAACTATTTTGTTAGTGCATCAAATCAACACATATAAAAGCATATTTATaagattataaattataaatttattgacAGTTCATcaaacaaaatagaataaataataaaaccatataatatatattttaaatatagttGAGTTAGGTACGAGTTGGATTTATAAATTTAACGACTTACtcattgtaaaataaaatttgacaactCAACCCAATCTACTAATCCTTAAAACCGACCCAAATTTAGGTAACTGTACACTCCCAAAAATGGTAAACAAATACTATGGGAGCCAAAGATTGTGATCCGAGAATTATTGTTAAACTTAtccttttcattaaaaaagaaaaaaagagtgtcacattaaaaaagaaaaaaagaaaagaaaaagtgggtGACGGGGCGGGATCTGATTGATAAGTAAACAAACTGTAGAGGCGTAACCGGGTACAAGCGAGAAAgccctctcctctctctttagTGTTTATAGAAGAAGAGAAGCGGTGAATTGAATTGGGAATTTGATGTCCGTGACGCGAGGCTTCTGAGGCGCGAGATAGAGAGAGCGCAGTGTGCAGAGGCAAAAACAAATCGCTCCAATTCCATTTCCTCCCTCCCAATAAAATATCcaataataaaaacaacaactatatatatatatatatataaacacagaaagaaaaagaaagagaaagataaagagagagagaggaaaatgtCGAAGAAGAAAGGGAGTGGAAACACGATGACTCTCAAGGACTTTCACGGCGGTTCTATCCCAACTGATCTCCCTCTTCCCTCTGCTCCCGGTGTGTAAGTACCTTTTTAccctttctctttatttagATCTGCCATTCAATCCCACTAGATCTGTATATTCACAAACCCTAGTTACTTTTCTGAATTGTATAAATTTgttgccttttatttttatttatttatttattattgttttagaaTTGTGAGGCCGTCGGATCGTCCGGGTTACGACCGCCCGAACCCATGGGGGAACCCGATGGGGCGACCCGATCACCGGTCGCGGCCGCACTCGTCTCCCGCGACGAGGCATTTTGATGACAAGACTCCGTTTCTCACTCACGCTGCTCACATTGGCCGGAATTTCGATGAGGATGAGCGGAAGCCGCTTGATGGGGTGTCTGCCCCGCGGCGGACGATTAGTGATGATAATATTCGGGTCCCGTCTGCCCGTGTTGAACTGAAGCCCGAGTATGGGCCGAGTGGGAGTTTTTCGAGTAGGCAAGGATTGGGTGGAGGTGGAAGTGGGAATGTGAATTCGTATGCCGGGAAGGTTAATGAGGCGGGTAGTGTTGTTGGGGTTAGTTCACAGAATTTAGGTGGGAATAGTGGGGGTTATACGAATGTGTGGGCAGCCAGGAAAGAGGCAATGGGGGTTAACGAGCCGGTGCAGCAAGCTGCATTGGCAGGACAAAATGCTGTTTCAAAGTTTGCTCATGCTAGTGCACTTGATAAGGTGTCTTCGGGTAGATGGCAATCGAAGCAACCGGCCCCTTATCAGGGTGATGTTGAGGCAGCTAGGTCGCCCGAACGGGAGAGTGGCTTTCAGTCTAAGAACTTTGGTGGCAGTGGTGGTGGCTATGATAGTGTGGATGTTGCGAGTGGGAGAGAATATCATGATGCTACATTGGCGAGACAAGCTGAAAGGGGTCTGAATATTGAGGATGGGGTTCGGGTTGGTAGGAAGGAGATTCCGGATTATGAAAGAGCTGGGGCTCCTGTGTACTCAGAATTAAAAGAGAGGAACCCAGTGATTCATGTGGATAGGACTCAGCTGGCTCGTAATGATGGAAAACTTGGTGGGTCTGAATTGCATTCCCCAGTGCCTTTGGAGCCATCCGAGCGGCCTAAGTTGAAGTTGCTTCCAAGATCTAAGCCATTGGAAAGTTCAGAACAACCTGTTCCTGTTGTCGATCATACACAGGTATTGGCAAGGTTACTCGATTGAGtgtttgttaaaaatataagataaagaatGAATAGCTCACTTTATGTTCCTTGAACTTAATTCCTGTTATTTCATGTACCATACAGGGCTATCAGCGGGTGAGGGACACTGCTCATGCTGAAACTGTTAATGAAGTGTATGGAAATATGAGTCCTGCAAAACCTAGCATAGCTAGCACTGAGAGTGTGAAGCAAGCTGTGGAGCGTCCCAAATTGAACTTAAAGCCTCGGTCACAGCCTCCTGAGCATTTGGAAGGAAATGCTGAAAGAGAGAGGTCAGTAACTGATTTTGGGTTTCTTACTGATTCtccctttttaaaaatatcatatgGACTACATAtcaaaaatgtatatttttgtgATTAAGATGAAAAATGCAAGAATACTATTTTATAAGGGAACAAGAGATCTGTGGCCTGACATTAGCAATCATTTGAGCATAAAGGTTTTAGCTAGGTAAAGacttgagggagagagaggggggggagggggggcaGGTGGGGTGGGGTTTTAACCCCATACTTGCCCACTATTTTATACTAATGGGGGGTGGCAATTGGCACAATCTTTCGAGCATAAAGTAATCCACAGGGTCAACTGATCTAAGTTAAAAAAACATACTATGAATCACAAAAAGGAAACACCAACATTGATGCCTTAGACATGATTGTGACTTATTTTCTTATTGGACATAATGTTagatttctatctttttagtttttttttttattgacatctttttgtatttgtttcaaaaGTCTGTGTACACAGTCCTAACAATAACCCTGCAAATTTGTAATGAGTCTTCtggccaaaaaacaaaaaatcattgaaTCTTGAGGTGAGACCTTGCTTTACCATTCAAAGTCAGTCCCATACATTATCTTATTGTGTCTTTGAATGTCATAAGCACAGATTTGTTTTATATTCTAAGATGCCattatcaatttatattttaaatatggcATCACTAGTGATGTTAATAAAGTAATATGAGGCAATCGACTGCTAGTAGTGGCATGCTAATTAACAAATTTTGAACTTGGTTTCTCTTTCTTGGACTTCATGTGtattattttggttgttttaccctgaaaaagaaaaaaaaaggtggtcTTGTTCAAATTGAAGTACTGAGCTTGTGTAGTGGCCGTTCACGGTTGCCCTCTCCCAATCCTTCTTCCAATCCATTACATTGGTTCAACCTTAACCTCAAATTGTCCCCATTTGGTAGGGGAGAGATTTTTTTTGGCCACAAAGGTTGAGGGTAACatcatttttgtcaatttattggGACTTTTGATCCTCACTTGTTAGGGTGACTGAACCTCGGGAGTAGTGTTCAATCACAAATAGACAAGGTTGTAAATAAATGTCTTTGTGTCGGGCATGAAATAGGTACACTAGAATGTGAGTGGCAACATcattttagtaatttattgTTACTTTTGGGCCTCACTTTTCAGGGTGACTGAACCTCAGGAGTAGTGTAACAATTAGAACATAGACAAGGTTGCAATAAAATGTCTTTGTGTTGGGCATTTCATTCTTCTGGGTTTGGTTCAGTATTGAATGCACATGTTCAACTATCTGGTTGGGATGTTATGATCAGTGCAAGTATGGGTTTTGTAAAGTCTGAGGGAGGTCTTATATTCTTCAAAATCAATTCATCATGAGAGTTCTGTTCTGGGTTTGAGAACATTATCTTGGGTGCCCTAGGTTATTTATGGTAGTCATGGCTCAATATCTGGTTGGGATGTTATGATCAGTGCAACTATGGGTTTTGTAAAGTCTGAGGAAGGTCTTGTATTCTTCAAAATCAATTCATCATAAGAGTTCTGGTCTGGGTTTGAGAAGATTATCTTGGGTGACCTAGGTTATTTATGGTAGTAATAGTTACCATGGCTCAAATGTAGCTCATGGAGATATTTACTGATAGTATTCTTCCTGTCCtaccaaatataaaaaaatatctatctataagagatttttattttttatttttttattttttaaattttttatgggggGTGGAGAGAGATGCCTTGGGTGCTTGAATTGTGTATATAGGCATTTAATAGACATTTATGAAATAGGAATGTCAAAGTATTGAACTGGGTAATTTGGGCTTATTTGTAAAATCAAGTTCTTTAGCCTCGAATTTGGTTGCAGTATTGGTGACTCAATAAAAGTTCTTGGAATACATTGAATATTTGTAAGCTACTGTCAATGACAAGACAGCAAAATTGGCACACTTTCTGTTGTTAGCATATGAGGTGTTTGGGGAAAATAAAggtcttttttttgggggggggggggggttctgCTACTCCTGTGCCTAAGAGTTATCTTAAATTTTCAACGTTCTAGAAGTGTCCATAAGAAAGATGCGACCAAGCTGGCTTTTATGTTTGGTTAGAAACTGATTTCAGTCTTACTTTTATCagccttttttttgggtagccTTGATGCCTTGATGGTCATATAACTGCTTAGGAAGTTGAATTGGTTAGTGGtagttcttatttttatttttaaaataaaatgaggtATAGGTACAGTTTTTATGATATGATTAATGGAGAGTAtatcttttccttcttgattgtgtgtgttgatataaaagataaactaagtgtggattgtgtttgttttttgttgttatgCCATACGGCTATATACTATTTTCATAAATAGtcaagaatatataaaaaagcaCTCTTAATATAATACCAGACTGAGCAGGCCTTGGTATCTTTGACTGGTTAAAAGAAATTAGTTTTGGGATCCAGTGAATGGTGAAACCACATTATCATGTCCACTAAATTCTtttcccatttatttttg encodes:
- the LOC115990401 gene encoding uncharacterized protein LOC115990401, with product MSKKKGSGNTMTLKDFHGGSIPTDLPLPSAPGVIVRPSDRPGYDRPNPWGNPMGRPDHRSRPHSSPATRHFDDKTPFLTHAAHIGRNFDEDERKPLDGVSAPRRTISDDNIRVPSARVELKPEYGPSGSFSSRQGLGGGGSGNVNSYAGKVNEAGSVVGVSSQNLGGNSGGYTNVWAARKEAMGVNEPVQQAALAGQNAVSKFAHASALDKVSSGRWQSKQPAPYQGDVEAARSPERESGFQSKNFGGSGGGYDSVDVASGREYHDATLARQAERGLNIEDGVRVGRKEIPDYERAGAPVYSELKERNPVIHVDRTQLARNDGKLGGSELHSPVPLEPSERPKLKLLPRSKPLESSEQPVPVVDHTQGYQRVRDTAHAETVNEVYGNMSPAKPSIASTESVKQAVERPKLNLKPRSQPPEHLEGNAERERNMLFGGARPRELVLKERGVDDVGINNLDLVQQSDRVEQNVPRTERVHGHAIPARHSEKTENSHLDQMTGKRYERKDHRQDSERVDMQRRNWRNESRRNNNRETERQQQQPQQPQQQVERPPSPDTWRKPVEQPKPASPDAGGLRYGKAASAVELAQAFSKSVSDPKIADQFSGQKALPGRTQMPFSRLTGPTPRPQINGY